The Coccidioides posadasii str. Silveira chromosome 2, complete sequence genomic interval GGTCGGCTTTGACAATCCGGAACAATATGTTGAAAATGTCGCGTCTAACAATGCCTATCTTGGGCCTATCGTTGGACGATATGCAAACAGAATAAAAAATAGCACATTCATCTTGGATGGCGTTGAGTATAAAGTCCCCTCGAACGAGTTCAACGATACCCAAACGCTGCATGGCGGCCCCGTTGGTTATGATCAGCGGAACTGGACTGTCACTAACCATACCGAGGACTCCATAACTTTTGCTCTCTTTGATCCCGGATTTGAAAATTTCCCAGGGAAAGTGGTGAACCTGGCTGCTTATACAGTCTCTTCTTCGTGGAGTCCCGACAACGCAAGCTTCGAAACCAAGCTGACCACGAGGACGGTATCCATTGCGCAGTCAGACAGGACGCCTATCATGCTGGCTAACCACATCTACTGGAATTTGAACGCCTTTAAGGAGCCAAATATTTTGAACGATACATTCCTCCAACTACCCCTTTCTGACCGATATATATCCACGGACTCCCACTTGATTCCAACAGGACAAATAGCAGATGTTAAAACTTCGTTCGATGGAGCCCTTGACTTCACATCCCCCAAGCTGATCGGCCAAGATATCCAATCAACCACTGGCCTCTGCGGTGACAACTGCACCGGCTACGATACATGCTTCATCATCGATCGGCCAACGAACATTTCTGACTGGACGTCGTCCCCCAAAACCATGGTCCCAGCTCTAAACATGTTTTCCACTACCACTGGTATCTCCATGCTCGTCAGCACCAATCAACACGCCGTCCAGATCTACACCTGCAGCGGTCAGAATGGGACCTTACCGGTGAAACAGTCGCAAGTTGACCACAATAATCAGCAGAATACTGGAAATACAACTCACCCGGTCGATACTGTGCAGAAATATGGCTGTATCGTTATTGAGCCGGAAGGCTGGATCGACGGAGTTAATAATCCACAGTGGGGCCAGTTGCAATATCAAATATTTGGGCCTGACACCCCGCCAGCAGTCAATTGGGCTACCTACGTCTTTGGAAAAGTGTAATGGGGAGATACACGTTAATGGAGAAGTTTCTGATTGAAGCACCTAGGAGTTTGGAGCAAGGAGTATAACTTGGTTGTGTTTTTAGCGACTGCACGCGGGAAAGTAGCTTTGCTTATCCCGTTGATACCTTAGGATTTACAAAAGGCTTCCAATATCATTCCGTACCACCTGATCGGCCTCAAAGAAAGCCGGTTCTAGCTTGATAGTGCCCGCTTTTATGCCCAGCAGTTCATTCATTCCTCCAAATTCTATACGGGACGCCACGGAATGAATTTGGATCTAGGCCTCCTGTAAAATAATTGGATTCCTTCCTGCCTTCCCTTGTCACCGCTTAGTATGACCATGTAACGCCTAATTTCCCGACAAATCAGCACAATATGCGTTGAATTCCGGCAGTGACTGAGAACCAGCAACAATGACATACGCCTGCATGCCAGACCAACAGACCACCGGACGTAATCCCCTTCTTCCTGTCTTCATAAAACCGAAACCCAAGGGGAGCATCACAATTGCCATAACTCCACCGGACGCCAAGACCCGAGCCGTAAAACGGTAAGAAGGCTCCCTCGGTTTAGTGGTAATCGTCTGCAAACAAACGATTCCACCCTCCAAATGTGGGGAGCTCCCTAAATCTATAAATAGGTGGAGGCGTTAGCTATCGGCGCTGAATGGGAAGGGCAACTATAACAAAGTGGCTCACCTCCCGGGTCTGAACCCCAAAGGCCGCCCGAATTCCTCAATTCGCTCCATCTCTTGCAAATGGAACATGACGAACTTTGCGAGGCGGTTTCTCGTGTTTTTCACCCCCTGAATGCGGGCGTTCAAGCATCCAGCAGCGTGGACGAGGTGGTCTTTGTGGCGCATACTGCGGAGGGTGCATGCCAGTTGCCCAATGGTCTCGTTATGACCCTGGATTTCTCGCTTAAGCCGTTCAAGCTGGCCGACGTGGTAGTTAACAAGACCTTCAAGCTTTAAACGATCATATGGCAAATCGTCGCGGGGCGAGTCAAGGAGACCTGGAGCTTCGAGCTCCGCGGCAGAGAATATTTCCCCAAGGAGCTGACTGGTTCTGCGTCTTGAACCTCTTGAGCCTGCTGAATCGTCTCTGTTGACCGGGGCACCCAAAAGGTTGGCATTCGAGGCGCGTCGACGGACTGGGGACGGCAACCTCTCTCTCGATGGCAGAGGGGACCCTGACATTCTGCGGAGTCCCTGAACGAAGGA includes:
- a CDS encoding uncharacterized protein (SECRETED:SignalP(1-21)~EggNog:ENOG410PJ9W~COG:G~BUSCO:7923at33183), with amino-acid sequence MHYSRFVGPFLLACVVVPGTPQGMNVTVPAPQPAPAPTDSPSNTSTALQVYTISANNITASFIPYGARLVSLLVPDRSGQQQDVVVGFDNPEQYVENVASNNAYLGPIVGRYANRIKNSTFILDGVEYKVPSNEFNDTQTLHGGPVGYDQRNWTVTNHTEDSITFALFDPGFENFPGKVVNLAAYTVSSSWSPDNASFETKLTTRTVSIAQSDRTPIMLANHIYWNLNAFKEPNILNDTFLQLPLSDRYISTDSHLIPTGQIADVKTSFDGALDFTSPKLIGQDIQSTTGLCGDNCTGYDTCFIIDRPTNISDWTSSPKTMVPALNMFSTTTGISMLVSTNQHAVQIYTCSGQNGTLPVKQSQVDHNNQQNTGNTTHPVDTVQKYGCIVIEPEGWIDGVNNPQWGQLQYQIFGPDTPPAVNWATYVFGKV
- a CDS encoding uncharacterized protein (EggNog:ENOG410Q5KM~BUSCO:17015at33183), with amino-acid sequence MRRVGSFVQGLRRMSGSPLPSRERLPSPVRRRASNANLLGAPVNRDDSAGSRGSRRRTSQLLGEIFSAAELEAPGLLDSPRDDLPYDRLKLEGLVNYHVGQLERLKREIQGHNETIGQLACTLRSMRHKDHLVHAAGCLNARIQGVKNTRNRLAKFVMFHLQEMERIEEFGRPLGFRPGRFRELPTFGGWNRLFADDYH